The Streptomyces sp. V4I8 genome includes the window GCTGGCGCAGGCCGGCTGAGCCGAGCCTGGCCTCAGGGCAGCCGGCCGATCTGCAGCAGCAGCGGCCCGGTGGGGTCCGCGGTCACGTCCGTCACCGTGAGCGGGTCCAGTGAGGCGAAGAATGCCTCCTGGGCCCGCCGCAGCGCACCGCGCAGGCGGCACCCGGAGTGCAGCGGGCACGGGCTGTCGCCCTCGCACTCGACGACGTCACCGTCCCCCTCGAACGCGCGCACGACCGCGCCGACCGACGCGGTACGGCCCCTGTCGCTGAGCGAGAGCCCTCCGCCGCGGCCCCGCCGGGCGTCCACCAGGCCCATGTGCTGCAACTCGGCGACGACCTTGGCGGCGTGCGTGTAGGGCACCTCCATGTCCGCCGCGACCTCACGGGTCGTCGGCGTGGCGTCCCCCAGGACGGCGAGCCGCATGAGGAGCCGCAGTGCCAGGTCGGTGGAGCGCAGCAGCCGCATGGGGGCAGCGTAGATAATGCGCATCCGCCGTTCAAAATATCCGGCTCGCCGGTTCGAACATCCGGTCGCCGGGTCACTCCTGTCCGGCCTTTCCCGTCACCGCTCTACGGGAGATCCCACCTCCCCCACTACGATCAGCGGACCCGACCGTCCCTTTCCCCAGAAGGACAACACCTCATGGGTTCCGCCGAGAACACGAGCAACGCGGCGCGCACGGCGCGGATAGAGGAGATGCGGCGCGCCGAGCGTGCCCGTGAGCGGCGCAACCGGATCCTCATGATCGTGACCAGCGTGGTGGCGGTCTCGGGTCTGGTCGTCGGAGGTGTCTTCCTCTTGCGGGCGCAGTCCAGCAAGGCCGACTCGAACGACGCCCAGGAGCAGGACGACAAGACCACGACCACGGGTCGGCTCGTCGCGGGCGAGGACGGCGAGATGGTCTGGAAGGGCACACTCGGCCGCACCCACGTCAAGACGACCGTGAAGTACGCGACGGAGCCCCCGGTCGGCGGTGACCACGACCGGGCCTGGATGAACTGCAACGGCGACGTCTACACCAAGGCGGTCGACAACATGAACGCCGTGCACTCGCTGGAGCACGGCGCCGTGTGGGTGACGTACACCTCCGAGGCCTCCAAGGCGGACGTCGAGGCGCTGGCGACGAAGGTCGAGCAGACGCCGTACACGCTGATGAGCCCGGACGATAAGCAGAAGGACCCGATCATGCTCACCGCGTGGGGCGTGCAGCGCACGGTGACCGGTGCGGACGACCCGAACGTCGGCAAGTTCTTCGAGAAGTACGTCCAGGGCGAGCAGACGCCCGAGAAGGGCGCGGTCTGCACGGGCGGTCTGTCGGAGTGAAGCGGCACGTC containing:
- a CDS encoding DUF3105 domain-containing protein produces the protein MGSAENTSNAARTARIEEMRRAERARERRNRILMIVTSVVAVSGLVVGGVFLLRAQSSKADSNDAQEQDDKTTTTGRLVAGEDGEMVWKGTLGRTHVKTTVKYATEPPVGGDHDRAWMNCNGDVYTKAVDNMNAVHSLEHGAVWVTYTSEASKADVEALATKVEQTPYTLMSPDDKQKDPIMLTAWGVQRTVTGADDPNVGKFFEKYVQGEQTPEKGAVCTGGLSE
- a CDS encoding Rrf2 family transcriptional regulator; this encodes MRLLRSTDLALRLLMRLAVLGDATPTTREVAADMEVPYTHAAKVVAELQHMGLVDARRGRGGGLSLSDRGRTASVGAVVRAFEGDGDVVECEGDSPCPLHSGCRLRGALRRAQEAFFASLDPLTVTDVTADPTGPLLLQIGRLP